One genomic segment of Bosea sp. 685 includes these proteins:
- a CDS encoding MDR family oxidoreductase: protein MFRGILIDKDDKGQRVSVTDLSEDRLPAGDVTVRVEASTINYKDALAITGKGPIVRSFPMVPGIDFAGVVEHSDHPEFAPGDRVLLNGWGVGEQHWGGLAERARVRGEWLIRLPEALTAKQAMAIGTAGYTAMLCIMALERFGLEPGRGEVLVTGASGGVGSIAVALLNGLGYRVVASTGRMLEEAYLKDLGAAEVIDRSTLSEPGKPLQRERWAAVVDSVGSHTLANACASTKADGAVAACGMAQGLDLPTSVAPFILRGVALLGINSVTRPIAERVEAWRRLSENLDALKLETVTRTIQLAEVADVAEQLMAGQVRGRVVIDLEAGG from the coding sequence ATGTTTCGGGGAATCTTGATCGACAAGGACGACAAGGGTCAGCGCGTATCGGTGACGGATCTGTCCGAGGATCGCCTCCCGGCCGGCGACGTCACGGTTCGGGTCGAGGCCAGCACCATCAACTACAAGGACGCCCTCGCGATCACGGGCAAAGGCCCGATCGTCCGCAGCTTCCCGATGGTGCCAGGCATCGACTTCGCCGGCGTCGTCGAACACAGCGATCATCCTGAGTTCGCGCCCGGTGATCGCGTTCTTCTGAATGGATGGGGCGTGGGCGAACAGCATTGGGGCGGGCTGGCAGAGCGTGCGCGCGTGCGCGGCGAATGGTTGATCCGGCTACCCGAGGCCCTGACCGCCAAGCAGGCCATGGCCATCGGAACGGCTGGCTATACCGCGATGCTCTGCATCATGGCCCTCGAGCGTTTCGGGTTGGAGCCTGGACGCGGCGAGGTCCTCGTGACCGGGGCGAGCGGGGGCGTCGGAAGCATCGCAGTGGCGCTCCTAAACGGCCTGGGTTACCGGGTCGTCGCGTCGACGGGACGGATGTTGGAGGAGGCCTACCTCAAGGACCTGGGCGCCGCCGAGGTCATCGATAGGAGCACGCTCTCCGAGCCGGGCAAGCCGCTGCAACGGGAGCGCTGGGCTGCGGTGGTCGATTCCGTCGGCAGTCATACGCTCGCAAACGCCTGCGCGAGCACCAAGGCGGACGGCGCAGTCGCTGCCTGTGGCATGGCGCAAGGGCTGGACCTGCCGACGTCGGTCGCGCCCTTCATCCTCCGCGGCGTGGCTCTGCTGGGGATCAACAGCGTGACCCGTCCAATCGCGGAGCGCGTCGAGGCATGGCGGCGGCTGTCGGAGAACCTGGATGCGCTCAAGCTCGAGACGGTCACGCGCACGATCCAGCTTGCCGAAGTGGCCGACGTTGCCGAGCAGTTGATGGCAGGGCAAGTCCGAGGGCGCGTGGTCATCGACCTGGAGGCCGGGGGCTAA
- a CDS encoding SDR family oxidoreductase codes for MPLDAHQRLFVTGATGQLGQLVIAVLLRSVPASQIVAGVRDAGSEAAQGLHARGIETRVADYAQPASLAAAFAGIDRLLLISSSEVGQRGAHHQNVITAAKQAGVKLIAYTSFLHADTSIMKLAVEHKLTEIALQASGVPFTLLRNGYYSENWAPSIPAALAHGVVLGCAGEGRIAAASRADYAEAAAAVLASADDQGGRIYELVGDEAFTLSQLATAISEAAGKPVAYRNMTQNEYQTALVGFGVPEQFSALLADTEICAANGALFDESRQLSTLIGRPTTPMPVTIADLVKG; via the coding sequence ATGCCATTAGATGCTCATCAGCGCCTCTTCGTGACCGGTGCCACAGGCCAACTCGGACAACTCGTCATCGCAGTCTTGCTGCGCAGCGTACCCGCTTCGCAGATCGTAGCAGGAGTCCGGGACGCCGGAAGCGAGGCTGCCCAAGGACTGCATGCCCGGGGAATTGAGACCCGCGTGGCCGATTATGCCCAGCCCGCCAGCCTCGCTGCGGCCTTTGCCGGTATCGATAGGCTCCTGCTGATTTCCTCCAGCGAGGTCGGTCAGCGCGGGGCACATCACCAGAACGTCATCACGGCCGCCAAACAGGCAGGCGTCAAACTGATCGCCTACACCAGCTTCCTACACGCCGATACGTCCATCATGAAACTGGCCGTCGAGCACAAACTCACGGAGATCGCCCTGCAGGCCTCCGGGGTTCCGTTCACCCTGCTCCGGAATGGCTACTACAGCGAGAACTGGGCGCCTTCGATCCCCGCCGCCTTGGCACACGGTGTCGTCCTGGGTTGCGCCGGGGAAGGTCGCATCGCAGCGGCTTCGCGGGCGGACTATGCCGAGGCGGCCGCCGCTGTGCTCGCCTCTGCCGATGATCAGGGCGGGCGAATCTACGAACTGGTCGGCGATGAAGCATTCACCCTGAGCCAGCTCGCCACGGCGATTTCCGAAGCCGCCGGTAAGCCCGTGGCTTATCGCAACATGACGCAAAACGAGTATCAAACGGCTCTAGTCGGCTTCGGTGTTCCAGAGCAGTTCTCAGCCCTTCTCGCCGACACCGAGATTTGCGCTGCCAACGGTGCATTGTTCGACGAGAGCCGACAGTTGAGTACCCTCATCGGTCGGCCGACAACACCGATGCCAGTGACTATTGCGGACCTCGTCAAGGGTTAG
- a CDS encoding helix-turn-helix domain-containing protein, translating into MSSADLLGMFALWQATNVDASTCPARDVLDRIGDKWSSLILLTLAVGALRFSALNRAVPDISKRMLTQTLRDLERDGFITRHVFPTKPPSVEYRLAPLGRSVVEPLVALVGWAQTHHGAIREARQQFDTNAQNA; encoded by the coding sequence ATGAGTTCGGCTGACCTGTTGGGCATGTTCGCGTTGTGGCAGGCCACCAATGTCGATGCTTCGACTTGCCCGGCGCGAGACGTGCTGGATCGCATTGGCGACAAATGGTCGTCACTGATCCTGCTTACCCTTGCCGTGGGGGCGCTCCGGTTTAGCGCCCTGAACCGGGCCGTGCCCGACATCTCCAAGCGGATGCTCACACAGACCCTGCGGGATTTGGAGCGGGACGGGTTCATCACGCGCCATGTCTTTCCAACCAAACCGCCGAGTGTGGAATACCGCCTCGCGCCCCTGGGGCGATCGGTGGTGGAACCGCTCGTTGCTCTGGTCGGCTGGGCACAAACTCACCACGGCGCCATTCGAGAGGCGCGCCAGCAGTTCGACACCAATGCTCAGAACGCTTGA